Below is a window of Paraburkholderia kururiensis DNA.
GCGTGCGTCGCGCGGAGCGCTGCCGCGGGCGGGCGCAGGTCCGTGTCGAGATTTTCGAGCCGCAGGATGTTGCGGTTGTGCCGGGCGTCCGCGGCATCGCCCATTCGGTCCACGCCAATGCCGGGAATCGTCTTCAGACGGGAAACGGTCATGCCTTCCTCCCTCGGTTGATGCCCGCGCCGCGCCTCGCGGCGCAGCACGAAGTAACACGAAGCGGCGCGAGCGGCACCAAGAGCGGTCGTCTGCCAATGTCCGCGCAGCCGAAGACCGCTCGAAACTGCGCGCGCCCCGGCGCCCCAATAGCGGCCCATTCACACAAAACCGTCATCAAGCCGACATTTGCCTTCGCCACGATGAACGGGGACCCGCTTGTCAGTCTGCTTTCGGGTTCGCTTTCAGTGCGTTTTTCGGGACCGCTCCTTTGGGTCGCTCCTTTGGGTCGCTCCTTTGGGCCGCTTCTTTGGTCCACTTTCGAGCCCCGTTTTCGAGCTTGCTTGCGCTCGTGGCGAGCCCGCCTGGGGCGCGTCTTCGAGCCCGCCTGGCTTCTTTGGCCCGCTTTCAGGCCCGATCCCGAACGGCCCTGCCCCGGCCGCATCCCGCCAGGGCCGCCCTCGATCTCGACACACCAATGAGGAGAGACAAGGCAATGCCGGACCTTTCGTATCCCCAGCAGGCTTCCGCCGGCGCCGCGCGCGGCCGCAACGCAAGCCTTGCCGCATTTCTCGCCGTGCTGCTGATCGGCGCCGTCTACGTCGCAACGCATTTGATCGGCGATCTGGCGCCCGTGCGCGAAGGCTCTATCCTGCCCTGGCTGCTGCTGGGCGTGGCGCTCGCCATCGCGCTCGGCTTCGAGTTCGTGAACGGCTTTCACGATACCGCGAACGCCGTGGCCACCGTCATCTATACCCATTCGCTCACGCCGAATGTCGCCGTGATCTGGTCGGGCACATGGAATTTTCTGGGCGTGCTCACGTCCACGGGCGCGGTCGCGTTCGGCATCCTGCAACTGCTGCCTGTGGAGCTGATCCTGCAGGTGGGCAGCAGCGCGGGCTTCGCGATGGTGTTCGCGCTCCTGATCGCGGCCATCATCTGGAACCTGGGCACGTGGTACTTCGGGCTGCCGTCGTCGAGTTCGCATACGCTGATCGGCTCCATCATCGGCGTGGGGCTCATGAACCAGCTGATGCACGGCGCCTCGCGCACGAGCGGCGTGGACTGGACCCAGGCACTGGGCGTCGGCAAGTCGCTGCTGTTTTCGCCGCTGGTGGGCTTCCTGCTCTCCGCGCTGTTGCTGCTCGTGCTCAAGGCGCTCGTGCGCGTGCCGGCGCTCTATGCCGAACCCAAGGGCAACGAAGCGCCGCCGTTCTGGATTCGCGCGCTGCTCGTGCTGACGTGCACGGGCGTCTCATTCGCGCACGGCTCCAACGACGGCCAGAAGGGCATGGGGCTCATCATGCTGATCCTGATCGGCACGGTGCCCACGGCCTACGCGCTCAATCGCGCGGTCACGCCGGCCGAGACGCAGACCTTCATCGCCGTGGCCCACGAGGCCGCCGCCGCGTTCGGCAAGTACGCAAACGGCGTAGCGGCACCCGCGAATCCGCGCGCCGAAGCCGAACGCTACATCGCGAGCCGCGAACTGTCGCCGGCCACGGTGCCGGCCATTCAGGCGCTCTCGCTGCGCATCGCGGACCAGGTGGGCGCGTCGCCTTCCATGGCCGCCGTGCCGCAAAGCGAAGTGGGCAACGTGCGCAACGACATGTACGTGGTGTCCGAAGCCATCCGGCTCATGGAAAAGGCCAAGCAGCCGGTCTTCGCGGCTGCGGATGCCGGCGCCATCGACAACTTCCGCAAGCAGGTGGACCACGCCACCAAGTTCATCCCGACATGGGTGAAGGTGGCGGTGGCGATTGCGCTCGGACTCGGCACGATGGTGGGCTGGAAACGCATCGTCGTGACGGTGGGCGAGCGCATCGGCAAGCAGCATCTGACCTACGGGCAAGGCGCCTCCGCGGAACTGGTCGCCATGGCGACGATCGGCGCGGCCGACGTGTACGGGCTGCCCGTCTCCACGACGCACGTGCTTTCGTCGGGCGTGGCAGGCACGATGGCCGCCAACGGCTCGGGCCTGCAATGGGGCACGGTGCGCAGCCTCGTGCTGGCCTGGGTGCTGACGCTGCCCGCTTCCATCGCGCTGGCGGGCGGCCTCTACTGGGTGTTCCGCCACGTGTTCTGACGTAGTCCGCCTGGCCGACACAGCGAACGCCGCGTCGCGGTGCCCCGCCTTCCGGGGGCATCGCAACGCGGCGTTCGCTGTGTCGCCCCATTTTCCCCACTTCAGTTTTCTGCGCTCCGCCCTATTCTTTGAAGGTGCCGCCCACCTCGGGCTTGCGCACGCCGCTCCATTTCGCCACATCTGCAAAAAACGGCGCCG
It encodes the following:
- a CDS encoding inorganic phosphate transporter, which produces MPDLSYPQQASAGAARGRNASLAAFLAVLLIGAVYVATHLIGDLAPVREGSILPWLLLGVALAIALGFEFVNGFHDTANAVATVIYTHSLTPNVAVIWSGTWNFLGVLTSTGAVAFGILQLLPVELILQVGSSAGFAMVFALLIAAIIWNLGTWYFGLPSSSSHTLIGSIIGVGLMNQLMHGASRTSGVDWTQALGVGKSLLFSPLVGFLLSALLLLVLKALVRVPALYAEPKGNEAPPFWIRALLVLTCTGVSFAHGSNDGQKGMGLIMLILIGTVPTAYALNRAVTPAETQTFIAVAHEAAAAFGKYANGVAAPANPRAEAERYIASRELSPATVPAIQALSLRIADQVGASPSMAAVPQSEVGNVRNDMYVVSEAIRLMEKAKQPVFAAADAGAIDNFRKQVDHATKFIPTWVKVAVAIALGLGTMVGWKRIVVTVGERIGKQHLTYGQGASAELVAMATIGAADVYGLPVSTTHVLSSGVAGTMAANGSGLQWGTVRSLVLAWVLTLPASIALAGGLYWVFRHVF